Proteins encoded in a region of the Salminus brasiliensis chromosome 2, fSalBra1.hap2, whole genome shotgun sequence genome:
- the socs2 gene encoding suppressor of cytokine signaling 2 isoform X2: MCVCVCAYVCACVCVCVCVRARSRARVCVFRSARSFTTPFSASLRGLSTVRLVSEGHVQLDVFRVSPMTCHSSENTESIADERRAEPERRREEPERRRAEPELGWYWGRLTANEAKEILQDASEGTFLVRDSSQRDYLFTISAMTSAGPTNLRIEYKEGKFKLDSVVLVKPKLKQFDSVVHLVEHYVQLSRTSCKSGSAPLAPSNGTVQLLLTTPVYTAIPSLQHLCRIAINKTTRHVQELPLPNRLKDYLTDYAYNV; this comes from the exons atgtgtgtgtgtgtgtgtgcgtatgtgtgcgcgtgtgtgtgtgtgtgtgtgtgtgtgcgtgcgcgctcgcgcgcgcgtgtgtgtgttttcaggtcAGCGCGCTCATTCACAACCCCCTTCAGTGCCAGTCTGAGAGGGCTGTCGACGGTCCGGCTCGTCTCTGAAGGACACGTTCAGCTGGATGTGTTTCGAGTTTCCCCAATGACCTGCCACTCCTCCGAGAACACGGAGAGCATCGCGGATGAGAGGAGAGCCGAGCCGGAGAGGAGACGAGAAGAGccggagaggaggagagctgagcCCGAGCTGG GCTGGTACTGGGGACGCCTGACCGCTAACGAAGCCAAAGAGATCCTACAGGATGCATCGGAGGGGACGTTCCTGGTCCGGGATAGCTCCCAAAGAGACTACCTCTTCACCATCTCTGCCATGACATCTGCTGGACCCACCAACCTGCGAATCGAGTACAAAGAGGGCAAGTTCAAGCTGGACTCTGTGGTGCTGGTCAAGCCCAAACTCAAGCAGTTTGACAGCGTGGTCCACCTTGTGGAGCATTACGTCCAGCTGTCCCGGACATCCTGTAAGAGCGGGTCTGCTCCGCTGGCCCCATCCAACGGTACGGTGCAGCTCCTTCTGACGACTCCGGTGTACACAGCCATACCCTCTCTTCAGCATTTGTGCCGCATTGCCATCAATAAAACCACGCGACACGTACAGGAGCTCCCACTGCCCAACAGATTGAAAGACTACCTGACGGACTACGCCTACAATGTATAG
- the socs2 gene encoding suppressor of cytokine signaling 2 isoform X3, whose amino-acid sequence MTCHSSENTESIADERRAEPERRREEPERRRAEPELGEQDAIAAAMRDLKNTGWYWGRLTANEAKEILQDASEGTFLVRDSSQRDYLFTISAMTSAGPTNLRIEYKEGKFKLDSVVLVKPKLKQFDSVVHLVEHYVQLSRTSCKSGSAPLAPSNGTVQLLLTTPVYTAIPSLQHLCRIAINKTTRHVQELPLPNRLKDYLTDYAYNV is encoded by the exons ATGACCTGCCACTCCTCCGAGAACACGGAGAGCATCGCGGATGAGAGGAGAGCCGAGCCGGAGAGGAGACGAGAAGAGccggagaggaggagagctgagcCCGAGCTGGGTGAGCAGGACGCCATCGCCGCAGCCATGAGAGACCTGAAAAACACCG GCTGGTACTGGGGACGCCTGACCGCTAACGAAGCCAAAGAGATCCTACAGGATGCATCGGAGGGGACGTTCCTGGTCCGGGATAGCTCCCAAAGAGACTACCTCTTCACCATCTCTGCCATGACATCTGCTGGACCCACCAACCTGCGAATCGAGTACAAAGAGGGCAAGTTCAAGCTGGACTCTGTGGTGCTGGTCAAGCCCAAACTCAAGCAGTTTGACAGCGTGGTCCACCTTGTGGAGCATTACGTCCAGCTGTCCCGGACATCCTGTAAGAGCGGGTCTGCTCCGCTGGCCCCATCCAACGGTACGGTGCAGCTCCTTCTGACGACTCCGGTGTACACAGCCATACCCTCTCTTCAGCATTTGTGCCGCATTGCCATCAATAAAACCACGCGACACGTACAGGAGCTCCCACTGCCCAACAGATTGAAAGACTACCTGACGGACTACGCCTACAATGTATAG
- the socs2 gene encoding suppressor of cytokine signaling 2 isoform X1 has translation MCVCVCAYVCACVCVCVCVRARSRARVCVFRSARSFTTPFSASLRGLSTVRLVSEGHVQLDVFRVSPMTCHSSENTESIADERRAEPERRREEPERRRAEPELGEQDAIAAAMRDLKNTGWYWGRLTANEAKEILQDASEGTFLVRDSSQRDYLFTISAMTSAGPTNLRIEYKEGKFKLDSVVLVKPKLKQFDSVVHLVEHYVQLSRTSCKSGSAPLAPSNGTVQLLLTTPVYTAIPSLQHLCRIAINKTTRHVQELPLPNRLKDYLTDYAYNV, from the exons atgtgtgtgtgtgtgtgtgcgtatgtgtgcgcgtgtgtgtgtgtgtgtgtgtgtgtgcgtgcgcgctcgcgcgcgcgtgtgtgtgttttcaggtcAGCGCGCTCATTCACAACCCCCTTCAGTGCCAGTCTGAGAGGGCTGTCGACGGTCCGGCTCGTCTCTGAAGGACACGTTCAGCTGGATGTGTTTCGAGTTTCCCCAATGACCTGCCACTCCTCCGAGAACACGGAGAGCATCGCGGATGAGAGGAGAGCCGAGCCGGAGAGGAGACGAGAAGAGccggagaggaggagagctgagcCCGAGCTGGGTGAGCAGGACGCCATCGCCGCAGCCATGAGAGACCTGAAAAACACCG GCTGGTACTGGGGACGCCTGACCGCTAACGAAGCCAAAGAGATCCTACAGGATGCATCGGAGGGGACGTTCCTGGTCCGGGATAGCTCCCAAAGAGACTACCTCTTCACCATCTCTGCCATGACATCTGCTGGACCCACCAACCTGCGAATCGAGTACAAAGAGGGCAAGTTCAAGCTGGACTCTGTGGTGCTGGTCAAGCCCAAACTCAAGCAGTTTGACAGCGTGGTCCACCTTGTGGAGCATTACGTCCAGCTGTCCCGGACATCCTGTAAGAGCGGGTCTGCTCCGCTGGCCCCATCCAACGGTACGGTGCAGCTCCTTCTGACGACTCCGGTGTACACAGCCATACCCTCTCTTCAGCATTTGTGCCGCATTGCCATCAATAAAACCACGCGACACGTACAGGAGCTCCCACTGCCCAACAGATTGAAAGACTACCTGACGGACTACGCCTACAATGTATAG
- the ncaph2 gene encoding condensin-2 complex subunit H2: MNSADTRFAHLLQPIRDLTKNWDVDLATQLGEYLEELDQMTISFDGGKTMMNFAEAALLIQGSTCIYGRKVELLHNLVFQTLDCISNKNKKRDKQGSEAADGVTDGTAANNERDCEFDVMEEETSTHNVEMKSDPTEPVKIARLPPESLIPAEALEKQKFPLLSLKGEVLGSCKDFRINNFVLDSLGIIRLGLSSSCFRFQREASGSGLDSPSRLQPVLQEGRAEEMVGVGNGNYDDDGGEQLLPLEDHGMEVEPEPEEHVERHQAPSEKRLLRERPKVQLAAEKPKQLQEVVDPWKLLDPYENTGEDKPLKTGKCCNVPAGLEESGKRKRKGPSKLQDFWGWCTNVYENTDRKLKNGPLYPEFNYIYLSKMNQRLKTRKKILRKTGVYLSDEVLKRTYLEPEKHEDQDEVPRHPDMDGDDFSDHENEILFDDHGPGDVGEQDPVFTDSQMGRISYEDLVKKSVELFLVNSQKYAQETALSRRVKEWEDEINPRLSAQEDRPAFDIHDYGDRIVHALGSVGVKRSFASLVTGMENTEACRYMLATLQLANDYTVEIDKKDGLEESVDTMELTLLSKQRAHERLKTYSASSDHNLP; this comes from the exons ATGAATTCTGCGGACACTAGGTTTGCCCACTTGTTGCAGCCCATCCGGGACCTTACTAAAAACTGGGATGTTGATCTGGCCACCCAGCTTGGAGAGTATCTAGAAGAG CTGGACCAAATGACCATTTCATTTGATGGAGGGAAGACAATGATGAACTTTGCTGAAGCAGCGCTGTTAATTCAAGGCTCTACTTGCATCTATGGCAGAAAG GTGGAGCTGCTACACAATTTGGTTTTCCAGACTTTGGACTGCatctcaaacaaaaacaaaaa ACGTGACAAGCAAGGCTCTGAAGCTGCAGATGGCGTCACAGATGGCACTGCAGCAAATAATGAAAGAGATTGTGAG TTTGATGTGATGGAAGAAGAGACCAGTACCCATAATGTGGAGATGAAGAGTGATCCAACTGAG CCAGTGAAGATTGCTCGGCTACCTCCCGAGTCTCTGATTCCCGCTGAGGCTCTCGAAAAGCAGAAATTCCCGCTCCTCAG TCTCAAAGGAGAGGTTCTTGGCAGCTGTAAGGATTTCCGGATCAATAACTTTGTCCTTGACTCCTTGGGCATCATTCGCTTGGGCTTGAGTTCGTCTTGCTTTCGCTTCCAGAGAGAGGCATCAGGTAGTGGCCTGGACTCACCTTCCAGGCTGCAGCCTGTACTGCAAG AGGGCAGGGCAGAGGAGATGGTTGGTGTTGGGAATGGTAACTATGACGATGATGGCGGTGAACAGCTTCTTCCACTTGAAGACCATGGCATGGAGGTGGAGCCAGAGCCTGAGGAGCATGTTGAAAGACATCAG GCCCCCAGTGAGAAGAGATTGCTAAGAGAGAGGCCTAAAGTTCAGCTTGCTGCTGAGAAGCCTAAGCAGTTACAG GAGGTTGTGGATCCTTGGAAATTGCTTGACCCATATGAAAACACAGGGGAGGATAAacctctgaaaacag GCAAGTGCTGCAATGTGCCTGCAGGCCTGGAGGAATcggggaaaagaaaaagaaaaggcccTTCCAAACTGCAGGACTTCTGGGGCTGGTGCACAaatgttt ATGAGAACACCGACCGCAAGCTTAAGAATGGACCCTTGTATcctg AATTCaattacatttatctgagcaAGATGAATCAGCGTCTGAAAACACGGAAGAAGATTCTACGGAAAACG GGCGTGTACCTATCTGATGAGGTGCTGAAAAGAACATATTTGGAGCCAGAGAAGCACGAGGACCAAGATGAGGTACCCAGACATCCAGACATGGATG GGGACGACTTCTCCGATCATGAAAATGAGATCTTGTTTGACGATCATGGTCCAGGAGATGTCGGCGAACAGGACCCAGTTTTTACTG ACTCGCAAATGGGCCGGATAAGTTATGAGGACTTGGTCAAGAAGAGTGTG GAACTGTTCCTGGTGAACTCTCAGAAGTACGCCCAGGAGACAGCTCTGTCTCGCAGGGTGAAGGAGTGGGAGGACGAGATCAACCCTCGGCTCTCAGCTCAG GAGGACCGCCCTGCTTTTGACATCCATGACTATGGGGACAGGATTGTCCATGCTCTTGGCAGTGTCGGGGTGAAGCGATCATTTGCATCCCTTGTCACAGGCATGGAGAACACAGAAGCCTGCAGATACATGCTAGCGACACTTCAACTG GCCAATGACTACACAGTTGAGATTGACAAGAAAGATGGACTTGAGGAGAGCGTAGACACCATGGAGCTGACATTACTGAGCAAACAGAGGGCACACGAACGTCTCAAGACATACAGCGCCTCCTCCGACCACAATCTCCCTTGA